The following proteins come from a genomic window of Streptomyces sp. GS7:
- the pdxR gene encoding MocR-like pyridoxine biosynthesis transcription factor PdxR, with protein MRSTDGGGGAVRDAGHEAEGAPAASGTAPVEAAQTAAASALGTDLYLELTGPGPKRAQLMRALREAVGTGRLTPGTRLPPYRSLAKDLGVAPNTVGSAYGELVAEGWLTARQGSGTRVARRGTPLPQERTHRSAPPPRRPAYDLTPTSPDAAEFPRAAWQTSARRALAAAPNDAFGVGDPRGRIELRTQLTEYLARARGVRTAPHRVIICTGVAQALTLLGTVLRGTVAVESYGLDFHRSLLTTAGRDLVPLPVDAHGADVGALRGTAARAVLLTPAHQFPTGGPLHAERRAAVVDWARTTGGLVLEDDYDGEFRYDREPVGALQGLDPDRVVYLGSLSKSLSPALRIGWMAVPDHLVDALLAAKGARELWCGSLEQLTFADFLACGAYDRHLRRTRQIYRRRRGQLLATLARHAPHIRVTGIAAGLHAVLALPPGTERQSLRAANRLGLALNGLAPYRHPDSPMPAHDGLVLGYGTPPEHAFSGALDALCLALPPAPDDEPATG; from the coding sequence ATGCGGTCGACCGACGGGGGCGGAGGAGCGGTGCGCGACGCCGGGCACGAGGCCGAAGGGGCGCCGGCGGCGTCCGGAACGGCGCCCGTGGAGGCCGCGCAGACCGCCGCCGCCTCCGCCCTCGGTACCGACCTCTACCTGGAACTCACCGGCCCCGGCCCCAAACGCGCGCAACTCATGCGCGCCCTGCGCGAGGCCGTCGGCACCGGCCGGCTGACCCCCGGCACCCGGCTCCCCCCATACCGGAGCCTGGCCAAGGACCTCGGCGTCGCCCCGAACACCGTCGGCTCCGCGTACGGCGAACTCGTCGCCGAAGGCTGGCTGACGGCACGTCAGGGATCCGGTACCCGCGTCGCCCGGCGCGGCACCCCCCTCCCGCAGGAGCGCACCCACCGCTCCGCCCCGCCACCCCGCCGCCCCGCCTACGACCTGACCCCCACCTCCCCGGACGCCGCCGAGTTCCCGCGCGCGGCCTGGCAGACCTCCGCCCGCCGCGCGCTGGCCGCCGCCCCCAACGACGCCTTCGGCGTGGGCGATCCGCGCGGCCGTATCGAACTGCGCACCCAGCTCACCGAATACCTCGCCCGCGCCCGCGGCGTACGGACCGCGCCGCACCGCGTCATCATCTGCACCGGCGTCGCCCAGGCCCTGACCCTGCTCGGCACCGTCCTGCGCGGCACGGTGGCCGTCGAGTCGTACGGCCTCGACTTCCACCGCTCGCTGCTCACCACCGCCGGCCGCGACCTCGTCCCGCTCCCGGTGGACGCCCACGGCGCCGACGTCGGCGCACTGCGCGGCACCGCCGCCCGGGCCGTACTCCTCACCCCCGCCCACCAGTTCCCCACCGGCGGCCCGCTGCACGCCGAGCGCCGGGCGGCCGTCGTCGACTGGGCCCGCACCACCGGCGGGCTGGTGCTGGAGGACGACTACGACGGCGAGTTCCGCTACGACCGCGAACCGGTCGGCGCCCTCCAGGGCCTCGACCCGGACCGCGTGGTCTACCTCGGCTCGCTCAGCAAGAGCCTCTCGCCGGCCCTCCGCATCGGCTGGATGGCCGTGCCCGACCACCTCGTCGACGCCCTCCTGGCCGCCAAGGGCGCCCGTGAACTGTGGTGCGGCTCCCTGGAGCAGCTCACCTTCGCCGACTTCCTCGCCTGCGGCGCCTACGACCGCCACCTGCGCCGGACCCGGCAGATCTACCGTCGGCGCCGCGGCCAGCTCCTCGCCACCCTTGCCCGACACGCCCCGCACATCAGGGTGACCGGCATCGCCGCCGGCCTGCACGCCGTCCTGGCCCTCCCGCCCGGCACCGAGCGGCAGTCCCTGCGCGCCGCCAACCGCCTCGGCCTCGCCCTCAACGGCCTCGCCCCCTACCGCCACCCCGACAGCCCGATGCCCGCCCACGACGGCCTCGTCCTCGGCTACGGCACCCCGCCCGAGCACGCCTTCAGCGGCGCCCTCGACGCCCTCTGCCTGGCCCTGCCGCCCGCGCCGGACGACGAGCCGGCCACCGGCTGA
- a CDS encoding TetR/AcrR family transcriptional regulator produces MRSKNRASGKQERTFIEEARRAQLVDCAIKAIAELGLHRASLAEIARRAGITKQAIFYHFATRDALIHEVLAVVTRQGAEFMAERSRRQPTPADELRAYIEANVEYIATHRDRVRALVSIAMNFTDEDGRSRLLPLDASVYGDSLAPLQDILRRGQEQGHFGEFATRTMAMTIRASIDAIGPQLGALPELDLDGYARDLVQLFGRATAKDERA; encoded by the coding sequence GTGCGGTCAAAAAACAGAGCGAGCGGTAAGCAGGAACGGACCTTCATCGAGGAGGCGCGGCGTGCGCAACTGGTGGACTGTGCGATCAAGGCGATAGCGGAACTGGGGTTGCACCGGGCGTCGCTGGCCGAGATCGCGCGGCGGGCGGGAATCACCAAGCAGGCGATCTTCTACCATTTCGCCACCCGCGACGCGCTGATCCACGAGGTCCTGGCCGTGGTCACGCGGCAGGGCGCGGAGTTCATGGCCGAGCGGTCACGCCGGCAGCCCACGCCTGCCGACGAGTTGCGGGCCTACATCGAGGCCAACGTGGAGTACATCGCCACTCACCGCGACCGGGTCAGGGCGCTGGTCTCGATCGCGATGAACTTCACCGACGAGGACGGCCGTTCCCGGCTCCTGCCGCTCGACGCGTCGGTCTACGGCGACAGCCTCGCGCCACTCCAGGACATCCTGCGGCGCGGCCAGGAGCAGGGCCACTTCGGGGAGTTCGCCACCCGCACGATGGCGATGACGATCCGCGCGTCCATCGACGCGATCGGACCGCAGCTCGGCGCGCTGCCCGAACTCGACCTGGACGGCTACGCCCGCGACCTGGTCCAGCTGTTCGGCCGCGCCACAGCGAAGGACGAGCGGGCATGA
- a CDS encoding GDSL-type esterase/lipase family protein, translating to MVAYGDSITRGDGTPADREQRYPDHLQRRLHAAGAGGAVVLNAGLGANRLLRTGLGPSMGERFGRDVLGVAEATHVIIMGGANDIALPGLLGERPPAADEITGGLLALASRARQHGFRPVLGTITPFGGSTLAPFRTEGNERIRQEANHAIRSQRDWPVVDFAAAVADPDDPARLAAAYDSGDGVHPGGAGARALADAVDPALFARIRRPAGSCATAPGAS from the coding sequence GTGGTGGCGTACGGCGACTCGATCACGAGGGGCGACGGCACCCCGGCGGACCGCGAGCAGCGCTACCCCGACCACCTCCAGCGCAGGCTGCACGCCGCGGGAGCCGGCGGCGCCGTGGTGCTGAACGCCGGGCTCGGCGCGAACCGCCTGCTGCGGACGGGACTCGGGCCCTCGATGGGGGAGCGGTTCGGGCGTGACGTCCTCGGTGTCGCCGAGGCGACCCACGTGATCATCATGGGCGGCGCCAACGACATCGCCCTGCCGGGCCTGCTCGGCGAACGGCCCCCGGCAGCCGACGAGATCACCGGCGGGCTCCTCGCACTGGCCTCGCGCGCCCGGCAGCACGGCTTCCGGCCCGTCCTGGGCACCATCACCCCCTTCGGCGGCAGCACCCTCGCGCCGTTCCGGACCGAGGGCAACGAGCGCATCCGGCAGGAGGCCAATCACGCGATCAGGTCCCAACGGGACTGGCCCGTCGTGGACTTCGCGGCCGCGGTCGCGGACCCGGACGACCCGGCCCGGCTGGCCGCGGCGTACGACTCGGGCGACGGCGTCCATCCGGGAGGAGCCGGTGCCCGAGCCCTCGCCGACGCCGTCGACCCGGCGCTGTTCGCCCGAATCCGGCGACCCGCGGGCTCGTGCGCTACGGCTCCAGGTGCGTCTTGA
- a CDS encoding nucleotide triphosphate diphosphatase NUDT15, whose protein sequence is MKGQTVTSRQRGDRPPLAQAAFGVGVIVLDADGRVLLGRHRAGTWELPGGKVEPGESVQAAAARELAEETGLRAEPAAVRVFAMLHDAVHGLNRITMAAVLTAYDGVPYAAEPEHVSAWEWRSPAGLPSPLFTPSAQILAAWRPDLDIVFPAAHRLPVTGVDGDAVDGDAEGDRPRRVPGRRPGDA, encoded by the coding sequence TTGAAGGGGCAGACGGTCACCAGCCGGCAGCGTGGCGATCGGCCGCCACTGGCGCAGGCCGCGTTCGGGGTCGGCGTCATCGTTCTGGACGCGGACGGCAGGGTACTGCTCGGGCGGCACCGGGCCGGGACGTGGGAGCTTCCCGGCGGCAAGGTCGAGCCGGGTGAGAGCGTGCAGGCCGCCGCCGCACGCGAGTTGGCGGAGGAGACCGGGCTGCGCGCCGAGCCGGCCGCGGTCCGGGTGTTCGCGATGCTGCACGATGCGGTCCACGGCCTGAACCGCATCACGATGGCCGCGGTCCTCACCGCGTACGACGGTGTGCCGTACGCGGCCGAGCCCGAGCACGTCAGCGCGTGGGAATGGCGCTCCCCGGCCGGTCTGCCCAGCCCGCTGTTCACGCCCTCCGCACAGATCCTGGCGGCCTGGCGCCCGGACCTCGACATCGTGTTCCCGGCGGCGCACCGGTTGCCCGTGACGGGAGTCGACGGCGATGCGGTCGACGGCGACGCGGAAGGTGACCGGCCGCGTCGGGTACCGGGGCGTCGGCCCGGGGACGCGTGA
- a CDS encoding MFS transporter → MTTDNPTATHPRPAPSGTRTTRHKSPYPALLTVTYLLFTVMLGGTLPTPLYPLYAQRLHLSPLLVALVFAAYALGILGPLLLAGGLSDHIGRRRVLVPAVATGILSCAVFAAFPTLPGLLAGRVLSGISVGLTTGAATAYLGELHPRPPRAALVAAVTNMVGLGVGPLLSGLLISYAPHPLVTPYAVLAVLLLPGALVLALPETVRTGDAAAVRLRPQRLAVPADARPAFTAAAVAVFGSFAVLGLLSALAGKFLAEGLHTTSPVMAGTVVCCAFGCAGLAQLAAARLAPRPGAIAGMVVVPLGLAAIVAALPASSLPLFLLGAAVAGAGGGVAFRSGLALVVAQAPAGRAGELVSGYFVAAYLGLAVPAIGVGLLVTATSLGTAATAFAAVVTVLALVSITVTAKSRRATAG, encoded by the coding sequence ATGACCACGGACAACCCGACCGCCACCCACCCCCGCCCGGCCCCCTCCGGGACACGGACCACCCGTCACAAGTCGCCCTACCCCGCCCTCCTCACCGTCACCTACCTCCTGTTCACCGTCATGCTCGGCGGCACCCTCCCGACCCCGCTCTACCCCCTCTACGCCCAGCGCCTGCACCTCTCCCCGCTCCTGGTGGCCCTGGTCTTCGCCGCCTACGCCCTCGGTATCCTGGGCCCCCTGCTGCTCGCCGGCGGCCTCTCCGACCACATCGGCCGCCGCAGGGTGCTCGTCCCCGCCGTCGCGACCGGCATCCTCAGCTGCGCCGTCTTCGCGGCCTTCCCCACCCTCCCCGGCCTGCTCGCGGGCCGCGTCCTCTCCGGCATCTCGGTCGGTCTCACCACCGGTGCCGCCACCGCCTACCTCGGCGAACTCCACCCCCGGCCGCCCCGCGCCGCCCTCGTCGCCGCCGTCACCAACATGGTCGGCCTCGGTGTCGGCCCGCTGCTCTCCGGCCTCCTCATCAGCTACGCCCCGCACCCCCTGGTCACCCCGTACGCCGTGCTGGCCGTCCTGCTGCTGCCCGGCGCACTCGTCCTGGCCCTCCCCGAAACCGTGCGCACCGGCGACGCGGCCGCGGTCCGCCTCCGCCCGCAACGCCTCGCCGTTCCTGCCGACGCCCGCCCCGCCTTCACCGCGGCGGCCGTCGCCGTCTTCGGCTCCTTCGCGGTCCTGGGCCTGCTCTCCGCACTCGCCGGCAAGTTCCTGGCCGAGGGCCTGCACACCACCAGCCCCGTCATGGCCGGCACGGTCGTCTGCTGCGCCTTCGGCTGCGCCGGGCTGGCCCAACTCGCCGCCGCCCGGCTGGCGCCGCGCCCCGGTGCCATCGCCGGCATGGTGGTCGTCCCGCTCGGCCTGGCCGCCATCGTCGCCGCACTGCCGGCCTCGTCCCTGCCGCTCTTCCTCCTCGGCGCGGCGGTGGCCGGCGCCGGCGGCGGCGTGGCGTTCCGCTCCGGTCTCGCGCTGGTCGTGGCCCAGGCACCGGCCGGCCGTGCCGGCGAACTGGTCTCCGGCTACTTCGTCGCCGCCTACCTGGGCCTGGCGGTTCCCGCGATCGGCGTCGGCCTCCTGGTCACCGCCACCTCGCTCGGCACCGCCGCGACGGCCTTCGCCGCGGTGGTCACGGTCCTCGCCCTCGTCAGCATCACCGTGACGGCGAAGTCCCGGCGCGCCACGGCCGGTTGA
- a CDS encoding carboxymuconolactone decarboxylase family protein, protein MNFTGVAPKVFKAVLALDAAAREGLDPVLLELVQIRASQINGCAYCLDYHTGDARRAGESEDRIYQLDAWAESSLYTARERAALALTEAVTRLPEGVSDAVYDEAARHFEEAELAHLIALIFTVNTWNRMNVTTRKTPGTR, encoded by the coding sequence ATGAACTTCACCGGCGTCGCCCCGAAGGTCTTCAAGGCCGTCCTCGCCCTGGACGCCGCGGCCCGCGAGGGGCTCGACCCGGTGCTGCTGGAACTGGTGCAGATCCGCGCCTCGCAGATCAACGGGTGCGCCTACTGCCTCGACTACCACACCGGTGACGCCCGCCGGGCAGGCGAGTCCGAGGACCGGATCTACCAGCTCGACGCCTGGGCGGAGTCCAGCCTCTACACGGCGAGGGAGCGGGCCGCGCTGGCGCTGACCGAGGCGGTGACCCGTCTCCCGGAAGGCGTTTCGGACGCCGTGTACGACGAGGCGGCCCGCCACTTCGAGGAGGCGGAGCTGGCGCATCTGATCGCGCTGATCTTCACCGTGAACACCTGGAACCGGATGAACGTCACGACACGCAAGACCCCCGGTACCCGCTAG
- a CDS encoding SRPBCC family protein, producing the protein MRIPRFPEPGATGSVTIRTTPEDAYRVISDPPVMVRFAEEAHRARWLGGAGTAAVGARFRGYNRNGVRRWVTTCRVTDADAGRRFAYEVAASPLRIPISRWQYDIEPTAEGCTVTETNWLRVPQWFVPFAIAITGVSDRIGTNEAHITTTLRRLKTHLEP; encoded by the coding sequence ATGCGCATACCGCGATTCCCGGAGCCCGGGGCGACCGGCTCGGTGACCATCCGGACCACGCCCGAGGACGCGTACCGCGTCATCAGCGACCCGCCCGTGATGGTCCGGTTCGCCGAGGAGGCGCATCGGGCCCGGTGGCTGGGGGGCGCCGGGACCGCGGCGGTGGGTGCCCGCTTCCGCGGCTACAACCGCAACGGTGTCCGCCGCTGGGTCACCACCTGCCGCGTCACGGACGCCGACGCGGGCCGGCGCTTCGCCTACGAAGTGGCGGCGTCACCGCTCCGCATCCCCATCTCCCGCTGGCAGTACGACATCGAGCCGACCGCCGAGGGCTGCACCGTCACCGAGACGAACTGGCTGCGGGTCCCGCAGTGGTTCGTCCCCTTCGCCATCGCGATCACCGGCGTCTCGGACCGCATCGGGACCAACGAAGCCCACATCACCACCACCTTGCGGCGCCTCAAGACGCACCTGGAGCCGTAG
- a CDS encoding ZIP family metal transporter, which yields MSSTNIALLGAIAGFTIYLGLPLGRLRTPTPRLKAGLNAVAIGILIFLVWDVLTHAWEPIDEGLSKHHWGPVASGGLVLVAGLAIGLVGLVYYDGWMARRRQAAGRPAGPGAAAATELAPRQRSQAGSLALMIATGIGLHNFAEGLAIGNSAAQGELSLAVLLIIGFGLHNATEGFGIVAPLAAEGERPSWTTLLLLGLIGGGPTFIGTVVGQHLVNDTLSIAFLGLAAGSILYVVIELLAVARKTGLKNLTTCCIFLGLILGFATDAVVTAAGA from the coding sequence ATGTCCAGCACGAACATCGCCCTGCTCGGCGCCATCGCCGGCTTCACCATCTACCTCGGTCTGCCACTGGGCCGGCTGCGTACGCCGACTCCGCGGCTCAAGGCCGGGCTGAACGCCGTCGCCATCGGCATTCTGATCTTCCTGGTGTGGGATGTGCTGACCCATGCCTGGGAGCCCATCGACGAGGGGCTGAGCAAGCACCACTGGGGGCCGGTCGCGTCCGGCGGGCTGGTGCTCGTCGCGGGGCTGGCGATCGGGCTGGTGGGGCTCGTGTACTACGACGGCTGGATGGCCCGCCGACGGCAGGCCGCCGGGCGTCCCGCCGGCCCCGGCGCCGCGGCGGCCACCGAGTTGGCGCCGCGGCAGCGCAGTCAGGCCGGTTCGCTCGCGCTGATGATCGCGACCGGTATCGGGCTGCACAACTTCGCCGAGGGCCTGGCGATCGGCAACTCCGCCGCGCAGGGCGAACTCTCGCTCGCCGTCCTGCTCATCATCGGGTTCGGCCTGCACAACGCCACCGAGGGCTTCGGCATCGTCGCCCCGCTCGCGGCGGAGGGCGAACGCCCCTCCTGGACCACCCTGCTCCTGCTCGGCCTGATCGGTGGCGGCCCGACCTTCATCGGCACCGTCGTCGGCCAGCACCTGGTCAACGACACCCTGTCGATCGCCTTTCTCGGTCTGGCCGCCGGCTCGATCCTCTACGTCGTGATCGAACTGCTCGCCGTGGCCCGCAAGACCGGTCTCAAGAACCTCACCACCTGCTGCATCTTCCTCGGCCTGATCCTCGGCTTCGCCACGGACGCCGTCGTCACCGCGGCCGGCGCGTGA
- a CDS encoding VC0807 family protein — MDHTHDLRTDRGVTDEAAQPRGTRGGGAPGGRAGAALALDVVVPLGVFYGSRAAGAGQWLSLVLAGIAPLAGLALTWVRQRRADPTALFVLAAMLLSVLVAMVTGDPRVLLARESWITAALGLWILGSLALARPFLLDVAVKVTPPGMARRLECLWHGSPVVRRWLTVSSVAWGGAFLLDAVARVVMAYTLPVDSVPSLGVVALVVMLCLAQAVVMVYGRRSGALARVRGRG, encoded by the coding sequence ATGGACCACACACACGACCTTCGCACCGACCGCGGGGTCACCGACGAGGCGGCACAGCCGCGGGGAACGCGCGGCGGGGGAGCGCCGGGCGGGCGCGCAGGGGCGGCGCTGGCGCTCGATGTCGTGGTTCCCCTCGGCGTGTTCTACGGCAGCCGGGCCGCCGGCGCCGGCCAGTGGCTGTCGCTGGTCCTCGCCGGCATCGCACCGCTCGCCGGCCTCGCCCTGACCTGGGTGCGGCAGCGGCGTGCCGACCCCACCGCGCTGTTCGTGCTCGCCGCCATGCTGCTGTCCGTACTGGTCGCCATGGTCACCGGTGACCCCCGGGTGCTGCTGGCGCGGGAGAGCTGGATCACCGCGGCGCTGGGGCTGTGGATCCTCGGATCCCTGGCGCTGGCCCGCCCCTTCCTCTTGGACGTCGCCGTCAAGGTCACACCGCCCGGCATGGCGCGGCGCCTGGAGTGCCTCTGGCACGGCAGCCCCGTCGTCCGCCGGTGGCTGACGGTGTCCAGCGTGGCCTGGGGCGGTGCGTTCCTGCTCGACGCCGTCGCCCGCGTGGTGATGGCCTATACGCTCCCGGTCGACAGCGTTCCCTCGCTCGGCGTGGTGGCGCTGGTCGTGATGCTCTGCCTGGCACAGGCCGTCGTGATGGTGTACGGCCGCCGCAGCGGCGCCCTCGCCCGGGTGCGCGGCCGTGGCTGA
- a CDS encoding nuclear transport factor 2 family protein: MIVLPDTGYVPTDEDRTSLDDWFAEYDAHSARRKIERMADMAVFPLNLVSDDSAGNGRTAQWNREQFVATMTRVMGEGGEDIAFRSTRTPVFLSPSLAVMFSDSAMTVGGRTRQLRYADILVRRDGVWAFQTMMQSGWGDNL; this comes from the coding sequence GTGATCGTTCTGCCCGACACCGGGTACGTCCCCACCGACGAAGACCGCACGAGCCTGGACGACTGGTTCGCGGAGTACGACGCGCACAGCGCGCGACGGAAGATCGAGCGGATGGCCGACATGGCGGTGTTCCCGCTCAACCTCGTGAGCGACGACTCGGCCGGCAACGGCCGTACGGCGCAGTGGAACCGGGAGCAGTTCGTCGCGACGATGACGCGGGTGATGGGCGAGGGCGGCGAGGACATCGCCTTCCGGTCCACACGGACGCCCGTCTTCCTCTCGCCGTCCCTGGCCGTGATGTTCAGCGATTCGGCCATGACGGTGGGGGGCCGGACCCGGCAGTTGCGCTATGCCGACATCCTGGTCAGGCGGGACGGCGTCTGGGCGTTCCAGACCATGATGCAGAGCGGCTGGGGCGACAACCTCTAG
- a CDS encoding 3-hydroxyacyl-CoA dehydrogenase family protein, giving the protein MHTPTQPQPGTLPRTVAVAGLGTAGSALARRCAAAGLRTLGIEADPAAASRARHRLAGTGVEVTHDLATVAVADAVIEAVPEHAHTKRAVLKALAEHRATRAPALTTALTLTAAELAHATGTPELGLTAVRFLRADPLTAVEVATAPHTPDQHLSTALALLHHLGLTTHRTPDLPGGIAPALVFAFLNQAAWMHADRYAGRAALDTAVRLGCGWPDGPLRTLDAIGVDTALAVLEGLHRRLGPRFAPPPGLRRMAAAGALGTKAGRGYYKGGEPRTEDDGRGRGPGQGHAHRDGHGYDHDEDGAARKPPHPSPATAVIVGSGTMATGIAEVFLRGGYCTVLLARTPQKAAAATEAVEFALLRTAADGPDPAAALARWTATADRTALTRADVVVEAIAEDLTAKRELFAELGTVCRPGTLLATTTSSLPVRECAAASGRPADVLGLHFFNPAPAMPLVELVRTPATGDSALATARTVLARLGRTPVDCTDRTGFLVNALLFPYLNDALRLLADSTVSPALLDATLKSVGGQPVGPTRLLDTVGTDVALTVTRHLYEASGRRPEFAPAPLLEQLVAHGHLGRKTPGRGVRTYLTTRPGPATAA; this is encoded by the coding sequence ATGCACACGCCGACGCAACCGCAACCCGGCACGCTCCCGCGGACGGTGGCGGTGGCCGGCCTCGGCACCGCGGGCTCCGCCCTGGCCCGCCGGTGCGCCGCGGCCGGCCTGCGCACCCTCGGCATCGAGGCGGATCCGGCGGCGGCGTCCCGCGCCCGCCACCGGCTCGCCGGCACCGGTGTCGAGGTGACCCACGACCTCGCCACCGTGGCCGTCGCCGACGCCGTCATCGAGGCCGTCCCGGAACACGCCCACACCAAACGGGCCGTCCTGAAGGCCCTCGCCGAACACCGCGCCACCCGGGCGCCCGCGCTCACCACCGCGCTCACCCTCACCGCGGCCGAACTGGCCCACGCGACCGGCACCCCGGAACTCGGCCTGACCGCCGTGCGCTTCCTCCGGGCCGACCCGCTCACCGCGGTCGAGGTGGCCACCGCACCGCACACCCCCGACCAGCACCTGAGCACCGCCCTGGCGCTGCTCCACCACCTCGGTCTGACCACCCACCGGACCCCGGACCTGCCGGGCGGCATCGCCCCCGCACTGGTCTTCGCCTTCCTCAACCAGGCCGCCTGGATGCACGCGGACCGCTACGCCGGCCGCGCCGCCCTCGACACCGCCGTCCGACTCGGCTGCGGCTGGCCCGACGGCCCCCTGCGCACCCTCGACGCCATCGGCGTGGACACCGCCCTCGCCGTCCTCGAAGGGCTCCACCGCCGCCTCGGCCCCCGCTTCGCGCCCCCGCCCGGTCTGCGCCGGATGGCCGCCGCGGGCGCCCTCGGCACGAAGGCGGGCCGCGGCTACTACAAGGGGGGCGAACCCCGTACGGAGGACGACGGCCGGGGGCGGGGACCCGGGCAAGGGCACGCCCACCGCGACGGCCACGGCTACGACCACGACGAGGACGGCGCGGCCCGGAAGCCGCCGCACCCCTCACCCGCCACCGCCGTCATCGTCGGCTCCGGCACGATGGCCACCGGTATCGCCGAGGTCTTCCTCCGCGGCGGCTATTGCACGGTGCTGCTGGCCCGTACGCCGCAGAAGGCGGCGGCCGCCACCGAGGCCGTCGAGTTCGCCCTGCTCCGCACCGCCGCGGACGGCCCGGACCCGGCCGCCGCGCTGGCTCGCTGGACGGCCACCGCCGACCGCACCGCGCTCACCCGGGCCGATGTGGTGGTCGAGGCGATCGCCGAAGACCTCACCGCCAAACGGGAGTTGTTCGCCGAACTCGGCACGGTCTGCCGTCCCGGCACTCTGCTGGCCACCACCACCTCCAGCCTGCCCGTGCGGGAGTGCGCCGCGGCGAGCGGGCGCCCCGCCGACGTCCTCGGCCTGCACTTCTTCAACCCCGCCCCGGCCATGCCGCTGGTGGAACTCGTCCGCACCCCCGCCACCGGCGACTCCGCCCTGGCCACCGCCCGCACCGTGCTCGCCCGCCTCGGCAGGACCCCGGTCGACTGCACCGACCGCACCGGCTTCCTCGTCAACGCCCTGCTCTTCCCCTACCTCAACGACGCGCTGCGCCTCCTGGCCGACAGCACCGTGAGCCCCGCCCTCCTCGACGCCACGCTCAAGTCCGTCGGCGGCCAGCCCGTCGGCCCGACCCGGCTCCTGGACACCGTCGGCACGGACGTCGCCCTCACCGTGACCCGCCACCTGTACGAAGCCTCGGGCCGGCGCCCGGAGTTCGCCCCCGCACCCCTGCTGGAACAGCTCGTCGCCCACGGCCACCTCGGCCGCAAGACCCCGGGCCGCGGCGTCCGCACCTACCTGACGACCCGGCCGGGACCCGCCACCGCCGCCTGA
- a CDS encoding SDR family NAD(P)-dependent oxidoreductase: protein MAEPMARPRVVLVTGGAQGIGAAIVRRFAAAGDHVVIADTDVERGTHLAGTTGSLFVRTDVGRPDDNRAAVAAAVERFGGLDVVCLNAGVPGGISLGADFDPERYRQAMRVNLDGVVYGANAALPHLTARGGGAIVITSSLAGLAPSRDLYYSAAKHALIGLTRSLALHTHQDHITVNAVCPGIVDTRLVAPQRDAVDALGLAVADPDRVATAVATILETGNTGQAWLVQANRPIAPYAFPDITLSRLDVPGPPGDGADDPADP, encoded by the coding sequence GTGGCTGAACCGATGGCCCGTCCCCGTGTCGTACTGGTCACCGGCGGCGCGCAGGGCATCGGAGCGGCCATCGTCCGGCGCTTTGCGGCCGCCGGAGACCATGTGGTGATCGCCGACACCGATGTGGAGCGGGGCACCCACCTCGCCGGGACCACCGGCAGCCTGTTCGTCCGCACCGACGTCGGACGGCCGGACGACAACCGCGCCGCCGTCGCCGCCGCAGTGGAGCGGTTCGGCGGCCTGGACGTCGTCTGCCTCAACGCCGGTGTCCCCGGGGGCATTTCACTCGGCGCCGACTTCGACCCGGAGCGCTACCGCCAGGCCATGCGCGTCAACCTCGACGGCGTCGTCTACGGCGCCAACGCGGCGCTCCCGCATCTCACGGCCCGCGGCGGCGGAGCCATCGTCATCACCTCCAGCCTGGCCGGTCTGGCGCCGTCGCGCGATCTGTACTACTCGGCGGCCAAACACGCCCTGATCGGCCTGACCCGCTCCCTCGCCCTGCACACGCACCAGGACCACATCACCGTCAACGCGGTGTGCCCCGGCATCGTCGACACCCGCCTGGTGGCACCCCAGCGCGACGCCGTCGACGCCCTCGGACTGGCCGTCGCCGACCCCGACCGGGTGGCAACGGCCGTCGCCACCATCCTGGAGACGGGCAACACCGGCCAGGCATGGCTGGTCCAGGCCAACCGGCCCATCGCCCCGTACGCCTTCCCCGACATCACCCTCAGCCGGCTCGACGTCCCCGGGCCACCCGGAGACGGCGCCGACGACCCCGCCGACCCGTGA